The following coding sequences are from one Anabas testudineus chromosome 16, fAnaTes1.2, whole genome shotgun sequence window:
- the preb gene encoding prolactin regulatory element-binding protein isoform X2: MGRKRVPDLYRAPFPLYSIKVDPKTGLVITAGGGGASKTGIKNGVHFLDLQLVGEHQYSASLLYSHDTDTRATMNMAVGDGVIAAGQDGTCCLMKVKHCTQKGGQPAAKDGNSIQQGSARRRAGKGEKGGEDGVVASGDKSDIKDETAHMSVTGLAEVQTDLNPQDPLQKVVRFSPDLNLLLTGGTDGHIRVWEFPSLKKKIDFKAHEGEIEDLDMSPGNKHLVTVGRDFACSVWSSSHLAMSLKWHETLSHTSEKTYRYMACRFGKVEDQKEALRLYTVQIPHKRDRKPPPCYLTKWDGKTFLPMLTAACGTEVISCLTLSDSGTFLGLGTVTGSVAIYIAFSLQKLYYVQESHGIVVTDLAFLPDSLKGKNIKGNNEAAMLSVAVDSRCQIHAVPNRRSFPIWLVLFFCGLVVVGIILLLQHLFPGFF, encoded by the exons ATGGGAAGGAAAAGGGTCCCAGACCTGTACAGAGCCCCCTTTCCTTTATACTCTATTAAAGTGGACCCTAAAACAGGGCTTGTGAtcacagcaggaggaggtggggcCTCCAAGACCGGGATAAAGAATGGTGTG cactTTCTGGATCTTCAGCTGGTTGGAGAACATCAGTACAGTGCCAGTCTCCTTTACTCTCATGATACTGACACACGTGCCACCATGAACATGGCTGTCGGTGATGGTGTGATTGCTGCAGGTCAGGATGGGACCTGCTGTCTGATGAAGGTCAAACACTGTACACAGAAAGGAGGTCAGCCTGCTGCTAAAGATG GGAACAGCATACAGCAGGGCAGTGCCAGAAGACGAGCtgggaaaggagagaaaggtgGAGAGGATGGTGTTGTAGCATCTGGAGATAAGTCAGATATAAAGGATGAGACAGCCCACATGTCTGTGACTGGTTTGGCTGAAGTGCAGACAGACCTGAACCCTCAGGACCCACTCCAGAAGGTGGTCAGGTTCAGTCCTGACCTAAACCTTCTGCTTACAGGAGGCACAGACGGACACATCCGAGTCTGGGAG TTTCcatctttgaaaaaaaaaattgatttcAAAGCACATGAAGGGGAGATTGAAGACTTGGATATGAGTCCAGGAAACAAG cACCTGGTGACTGTTGGACGGGACTTTGCCTGCAGTGTCTGGAGCAGCAGCCATTTGGCTATGAGCCTGAAATGGCATGAAACCCTGTCTCACACATCTGAGAAGACATATCGATACATGGCTTGCAG gTTTGGAAAGGTAGAAGACCAAAAAGAAGCCCTGAGACTTTATACAGTCCAGATCCCCCATAAAAGAGACAGGAAACCACCTCCCTGCTACCTTACCAAATGGGATGGCAAGACCTTCCTGCCCATGCTGACCGCTGCCTGTGGCACTGAGGTCATCTCCTGTCTAACTCTCAG TGACTCTGGAACATTTCTTGGCCTTGGAACTGTAACAGGATCAGTAGCTATTTACATCGCTTTCTCCCTTCAG AAGCTGTATTATGTACAGGAGTCCCATGGCATTGTTGTGACAGACCTGGCCTTCCTGCCTGACTCACTGAAAGGCAAAAATATCAAAGGGAATAATGAAGCAGCAATGTTGAGTGTAGCTGTGGATAGCCGCTGTCAAATACATGCTGTCCCCAACAGAA gATCCTTTCCTATTTGGCTGGTGCTGTTCTTCTGTGGCCTTGTGGTAGTAGgcatcatcctcctcctgcagcaccTCTTTCCAGGTTTTTTTTAG
- the preb gene encoding prolactin regulatory element-binding protein isoform X1: protein MGRKRVPDLYRAPFPLYSIKVDPKTGLVITAGGGGASKTGIKNGVHFLDLQLVGEHQYSASLLYSHDTDTRATMNMAVGDGVIAAGQDGTCCLMKVKHCTQKGGQPAAKDVGNSIQQGSARRRAGKGEKGGEDGVVASGDKSDIKDETAHMSVTGLAEVQTDLNPQDPLQKVVRFSPDLNLLLTGGTDGHIRVWEFPSLKKKIDFKAHEGEIEDLDMSPGNKHLVTVGRDFACSVWSSSHLAMSLKWHETLSHTSEKTYRYMACRFGKVEDQKEALRLYTVQIPHKRDRKPPPCYLTKWDGKTFLPMLTAACGTEVISCLTLSDSGTFLGLGTVTGSVAIYIAFSLQKLYYVQESHGIVVTDLAFLPDSLKGKNIKGNNEAAMLSVAVDSRCQIHAVPNRRSFPIWLVLFFCGLVVVGIILLLQHLFPGFF from the exons ATGGGAAGGAAAAGGGTCCCAGACCTGTACAGAGCCCCCTTTCCTTTATACTCTATTAAAGTGGACCCTAAAACAGGGCTTGTGAtcacagcaggaggaggtggggcCTCCAAGACCGGGATAAAGAATGGTGTG cactTTCTGGATCTTCAGCTGGTTGGAGAACATCAGTACAGTGCCAGTCTCCTTTACTCTCATGATACTGACACACGTGCCACCATGAACATGGCTGTCGGTGATGGTGTGATTGCTGCAGGTCAGGATGGGACCTGCTGTCTGATGAAGGTCAAACACTGTACACAGAAAGGAGGTCAGCCTGCTGCTAAAGATG TAGGGAACAGCATACAGCAGGGCAGTGCCAGAAGACGAGCtgggaaaggagagaaaggtgGAGAGGATGGTGTTGTAGCATCTGGAGATAAGTCAGATATAAAGGATGAGACAGCCCACATGTCTGTGACTGGTTTGGCTGAAGTGCAGACAGACCTGAACCCTCAGGACCCACTCCAGAAGGTGGTCAGGTTCAGTCCTGACCTAAACCTTCTGCTTACAGGAGGCACAGACGGACACATCCGAGTCTGGGAG TTTCcatctttgaaaaaaaaaattgatttcAAAGCACATGAAGGGGAGATTGAAGACTTGGATATGAGTCCAGGAAACAAG cACCTGGTGACTGTTGGACGGGACTTTGCCTGCAGTGTCTGGAGCAGCAGCCATTTGGCTATGAGCCTGAAATGGCATGAAACCCTGTCTCACACATCTGAGAAGACATATCGATACATGGCTTGCAG gTTTGGAAAGGTAGAAGACCAAAAAGAAGCCCTGAGACTTTATACAGTCCAGATCCCCCATAAAAGAGACAGGAAACCACCTCCCTGCTACCTTACCAAATGGGATGGCAAGACCTTCCTGCCCATGCTGACCGCTGCCTGTGGCACTGAGGTCATCTCCTGTCTAACTCTCAG TGACTCTGGAACATTTCTTGGCCTTGGAACTGTAACAGGATCAGTAGCTATTTACATCGCTTTCTCCCTTCAG AAGCTGTATTATGTACAGGAGTCCCATGGCATTGTTGTGACAGACCTGGCCTTCCTGCCTGACTCACTGAAAGGCAAAAATATCAAAGGGAATAATGAAGCAGCAATGTTGAGTGTAGCTGTGGATAGCCGCTGTCAAATACATGCTGTCCCCAACAGAA gATCCTTTCCTATTTGGCTGGTGCTGTTCTTCTGTGGCCTTGTGGTAGTAGgcatcatcctcctcctgcagcaccTCTTTCCAGGTTTTTTTTAG